AAGATTGATGAGGGTATAGAGAGGACACGTAAAGACTGACAGGGATATAGAGAGGACACGTAAAGATTGATGAGTGTAGAGAGACGACACGTAAAGACTGATGAGGGTATAGAGAGGATATGTAAGGACTGACAGGGGTATAGAGAGGACAAGTAAAGACTGATGAGGGTATAGAGAGGATACGTAAGGACTGATGAGGGTATAGAGAGGACACATAAGGACTGATGAGGGTATAGAGAGGATACGTAAGGACTGATGAGGGTATAGAGAGGACACATAAGGACTGATAGGGGTATAGAGAGGACACATAAGGACTGATAGGGGTATAGAGAGGACACATAAGGACTGATAGGGGTATAGAGAGGACACATAAGGACTGATGAGGGTATAGAGAGGACATATAAGGACTGATGGGGGTATAGAGAGGACATGTATGGACTGATAAGGGTATCACCCTTCACATTTACAGTACATTCACATTTAGAGTCAATTTAGAGTGTTTCAATTAATCTATTCccaacctgcatgtctttggactgtgggaaaaAGCTAGACTACCACCGGGCTGCCCCACAGCAATAATAACACAATGCATATTTCTTCCAGTATTAGACACCTCCCCACTTCTGTTCTTTTCCTTTCATGCTCACTTTAATCTCAAATTTCCCAGCATTTGAGTTTGAAGTGTTGGActcaccaaaaaaaacattgctttACAGATGGTCTCGTGTCATACAACGCTCCAATAGGAGAACAGATGAGCTCGCCTGCTTACCCTGTTTATCTCAACGACTCTGTATATGACGGAGCTGTCATCCACAGgtatgtgtgttttactgtgtgtgctgtgttctCACACCACTGAACTGCTTCACCACTGCTCTTATCCTCCATCACCACCCTCAGAATCAGGTTTTACTGCCAAGGAAGTTTATTCAcacaaggaatttgctgtggtgtaTTTTTTGCAAGGTTTTATGTGAAAATAGGAAAATAGGAAACaacaatttaatataaaagaCACTTTAAGCTCCAGGGGAAGGATTGTGCAATAGGTTCCAAGGAAACACTAGAGACTGGATTGTGCAATGTACAGTTAGTCCGTTATTTGCCAAGAGAAGTTAAAGTGTCATTCTCACCTCTTTGTTGCCTGGTCACTATGGTGAAAGCAAAGAGTCAGATGGTCGGGAGTGGGTCATGGTGGTTTACTGTGAAGCAATACCTCATGGGAATGACTGAGTCAAAAGTGTCTATAAAGTTAGTTTCAACACTGCAATGAACAACTCAGAGTCTCATTGGTGCTTGGATTAGAATATGGTGAATAATGTCCTCCATGACACAGGCCTCAGAAACACtacagagggaaaagaaaatggCCCGTATTACAATATCTCAGCCAACAGTAGCAGTGATGGATTGGTTTTGTAatgctgccctctagtgttgAGTAGTTGTGCCGTTAAAACTATTTGACAACACAGGCTCAGAGATATCACTCCACTAAACaagtcagatttttttaaatcaggacCCATGAATGAatgccctatctcacaatgttaaagaagtaataaaataaagtccTGGATCCACTCCATGATCCAAATCTTCTCCAAAACATAATGTGTTCTTCTCCGGCCAATATCAAGTTCCATGATAATCTGCCCAGTAGATTTAGCATAACCCTTTTTActaactaacagacagacacatgacaGGCTGTGATGGCATCTGTATTTTCTACCAATTACctcttatctgtgtttttatcagcATGACAGAGGGCTTGGGTCAGCTGACCGATGGGGTGTGTGGTCTGGACGATTTTACACACAGTCACGTCTACAACGTGTGGCCCGGCTACGACTACGTGGGCTGGAACAACGAAAGTTTCCCCAGTGGATATGTTGAGATCATGTTTGAGTTTGACCGGACTCGAAACTTCACCACCATGAAGGTGATGTACCACAAGATCATCCTTTCACAAAAGTTCAGTTTTACTTCTCTATTCATTTCTAAAACGATCCCCTCAATGTGTCCCGGGTCCAGGTCCACTGCAACAACATGTTTTCCCAGCACGTCAAGGCTTTCCGTCAGGTGGCGTGTTACTTCCGCTCTGACTCAGACTGGGAGGCCTCGCCACTCTCCTTCAGCCCTGTGGTGGATGAGAAGAATCCCAGTGCTCGATTTGTCACAGTCAACCTAGCCAATCACATGGCCAGTGCCATCAAATGCCAGTTCTACTTCGCTGATGCCTGGATGTTGTTCAGTGAGATCACTTTCCAGTCAGGTACTGAAGAATTGTATGCACAATATGTATGTGCTCATTGTATATTCTtaggttttattattttcattattgtcaCATTTGATGAGCACAAGTGATGCTTGTGTAATATCCTATcttcaaacaaaatgtttaagaATTAACATCACTAACTAAAAAGGAACTATTAAAGCAATTTTTGATGTAATCtagaaatgatttttttattcaaatcaatAATTTGTCTCTGCTCAGCTCTGTACCATCTGCCCTTTCAGACACAGCCATGTACAACACCACTCTGGCTCCAACCAAGCCTGGACTGCCACCCAACATACAACCAGGTTAGTGATCTCAAGACCCACACACCAAAGTCTGTACAACTAATAATAGACGGAAACAGTTTTTCAGTTAATAATCCTGCATTATGATTGAGAATGGACAATATGTCTTAATAATTTGACCAACATGGCCACACAAATATAACGTGCAAAAACTGTTCAGGATGTCCCTATTCATTTTTCTATTGATAGTTTTTTAATGTGGTGTCCGAACACTGGATTAGTGATAAAAGATAAAGTATACTCAAACTACAAAGCATGAAGCCTTTATAGGGCCAACTTTGCCCATATTGCATACTTTAATCATACTAAATGCTAAAAAGGAGGTCATGCTGTATGTAGTACACACTGTGTAGCATTAGTATGTTGCATGGATTCACAAGTCTTTATAACTCGGTACAGCAGAAGAAGCACAGATGTTACTGCGGCTCTGTCTTATCAGTCATTTTTAACTTTAATGTATAAACCTTCATCTTTCTCACCgtgacatttaaatatatctCTACAATTAGAATTTAAGAAAAAGCAAAAGACACATGGGGGGAACTAATCCTGATAAACTGGTTCTGCATGATGTGGGTGTGCCGGTAAGTCCTATCACTTTGGGCTGATACACCTCAATGAAAAACAACTATGGTTAATTTTAAACCTGTTAGATAAGCCAAATGATCTGCTTGTGATTGacttttcatataaaaaaattaaattagaatGTAATTCAGCGTTTGAATGTGTACATGCTTCAGGACGGGTCTGATTCAATTGCAGATCTACTGTTTGATCCCTCATATCCACATCCtgtcattaaaaatgtatctgtatcTCCCTGCCCCTCCACAGAAGATGACCCGACCCACAAAATAGATGACAGCAACACCAGGATTCTGATTGGTTGTTTAGTggccatcatcttcatcctcgtggccatcatcgtcatcatcttgTGGAGGCAGGTGTGGCAGAAGATGCTGGAGAAGGTGAGCTCACCAATTGCTCAAAAGCGACACCGACAAAAATACTATTgattttgcacattttcaatTAGATTCCTGAGTTCTCTTTCGGGAGGTGATTAGACCTGTTCCTTCACCCCCACATCCTTTATTCTGTAGGCCTCTCGTCGGATGCTGGACGATGAACTAACTGCTAGTTTGTCAATACAGAGCGAGACGTTCGCCTACAACCACAACCAGTCGAGCACGACCAGTGAACAGGAGTCCAACTCCACCTACGAGCGCATCTTCCCCCTTGGTCCAGACTACCAGGAGCCTTCACGCCTCATATGTAAGCTGCCAGAGTTTTCACAGAGCTCGGAGGAGCCTGGTAGGTGGACATACACGTCTGCTTGCATATCAATTAAAAAAGATATGCACAATAAACATGCTAAATCTTGTCTAATGTGTTCCAGCTTCTACCAGCACAGCAGCATCCAAATCCACCATAGCTACTATCGTCCAGGATGGGGCCCCTCACTATGCAGAGGCAGACATTGTGAACCTGCAAGGTGTGACAGGAGGCAACACGTATGCCATCCCTGCTTTGGCCATGGACCTGCTGTCAGGGAAGGACGTCGCAGTGGAGGAGTTCCCTCGAAAACTGCTCACCTTCAAAGAGAAGCTGGGAGAGGGCCAGTttggagaggtgtgtgtgttcgtaccagacttttaaagatttatttaaaaaaaaaagagaaaagaaatagTAATAAGGATAACActtataaactttatttctgtAGATGCTTTCAAAACCAGAGTTACAATGtgctttacaaaataaagtgCATAGAAGCAAATAATAGAAAACTCCGATCATAATCAGCGACACAATCAGACAAAACAGATATGAGAAcaacatcaaaacaataaaattaaaatatgaagacaaaaaatgaaaaaaaataactgcttatccgcttaaaaaaaaagttatactTAAAActaccctctcctctcctctcctctcctctcctctcctctcctctcctctcctctcctctcctctcctctcctcacctctcctctcatctcctctcctcttctctcctgtcaGGTGCATCTGTGTGAAGCAGATGGAATGCAGGAGTTCATGAATAAAGAGTTTTTATTTGACATCCCAGAGGACGTGCCAGTTTTAGTGGCGGTGAAGATGCTCCGTTCAGATGCTAACAAAAATGCCAGGTATCGACTTGATGCCCCTTTTAGCCTGTTTCCTGTACTATAAATATGACATTGATATAATTCTGATTTGAATCTGTGTAAAATAAGTCACTTAACTTATGCAATGATTCTATCTTGGTAGGAATGACTTCCTGAAAGAGATAAAGATCATGTCGCGTCTGAAGGACCCCAACATCATTCGCCTCCTAGCTGTGTGCATCTACAGCGACCCGCTGTGCATGATCACAGAGTACATGGAGAACGGAGATCTCAACCAGTTTCTGTCCCGCCACGAACCCGAGGGACAGCTCGCTCTGCTCAGCAACGCACCTACTGTCAGGTGAGTAAGTGGCTGCTGTAAATACATGCATACacctcttttattttccttcacaaCCAATTCAACTATATCTTCTCTCTCATTCCCAGCTTCAGTAATCTTTGCTACATGGCCACTCAGATAGCATCAGGGATGAAGTACCTCTCCTCTCTAAACTTTGTCCATCGGGACTTAGCCACGCGAAATTGCCTGGTGGGCAAGAAGTACACGATAAAGATAGCTGACTTTGGCATGAGCAGGAACCTGTACAGCGGTGACTACTACCGCATCCAGGGCAGAGCCGTGCTGCCTATACGCTGGATGTCATGGGAGAGCATCCTGCTGGTGAGGACTCATACTTGAACTATAAAGAAAAATGTTCCCAATCATGTTTTTGCAGCTCCCCCTGTGTACAACTGTTGAACGATATATGCAGACTGTGCTGCTCGCTCTTGACACCCTCTTTTATTGCAGGGTAAATTCACCACAGCTAGTGATGTGTGGGCCTTCGGGGTGACCCTGTGGGAGATACTGAACTTCTGCAAAGAGCAGCCCTACTCTCAGCTCACTGATGAGCAGGTGATAGAGAACACAGGGGAGTTTTTCAGGGACCAGAAAAGACAGGTGAGTGCCATTACAACCATTGCAAATATAAACTAGATTgccactcagtagagcacataccttcaccaaggccaaacagtccttgtaaattcaatcaagatgcagccaaatttcacacatttctAATAATCAGTCCTTGAATCAGAACCACGAATTACTCTatatctcgcaatgttaaagatgGTGAAATGAAAATCCAAGATCCGACCTCTGATCCGGATCTGCAGCATAATTTAATGGATTCCGACCTATACAGTATCCTTTCAccaatctgttgttttttttgcaaaacaaacaaacttccCTCCTTATCGTCTCTAGATCTACTTGCCTCAGCCAGTGCTGTGTCCAGACTCGCTCTACAAGATCAtgctgagctgctggaggaggaacaCCAAAGAACGGCCCTCTTTCCAGGAAATACACCAAGCCCTCCTGGAAATACAGCCTTAAGCCGGGGCTACGTTTGCAGACAGTGATTCCCAGGCTGCTCCTCTCTGGAAGAAGTGGTGCTCGACTAAAAAGGGGAGAGACACTCCAGGTTCaatttgtcttgtcttggggGTGAGATCGACCTTTGGGCTACAAGCTACGATCTGGGAAACACTGTTCCATGGACTTACCACACCTCAAAGATGGACTACTagagacattttgtgtgtgtgtcagtttgaaTTTAATCAGCACAATCACATTGGACAAGATGTCTTATAGAAAGGCAGATATTCTTAAGAAAATCAATTCTGTGTAGTTGCACACCAaccctgaaaaacacacatgaaacaaaGATGATTACGGTTGTGTGGGGACACATGTTGTGCAAGTCAGAATCAAATGTAGCAAGTGACCTACAGcacttttgaaaataaaatgttaattttgttGATACGAGTTTAGATTTCCCATTTTGCCCCCGTACTCGGTAAACAAACGTTGTAGAATAACTTTCTTCTTGAGGACTGCTTGAATGTAGAAGGAAAAAGTGCAGCAATCCATTACTGttacatttcattatatttcaagTGTTTCATCTCAGTCACTCAGACAAACCTCCACACGTTTTTTAAACAAGAACATTCAGTCTCTCATCTCCCTGCATTTTTCCTACAGTGATCTGAACACATGTATATGCCTGTGTATATTCAATAGATAAGTCTAAATCTCCAATatcaatattttgtattttatatttatatgttccTATGTGTCTGTTCTGGTTATGTTTTGTGTATTAATATGCTTTTAAAGTTGATGTGTGTGAAATGTCATGTCCTTTACTTTACAAAAATCAGGAATCCAGGCTGTGCTGTGTTGGTTACTAGTATGTTTTCAGTCTGTTTCATTGAAGAGATGTCACTGAGTGTGTTGTGGATGTTGAATAAGAGAAAGtaaatgtcttttaaaagaGGAATGGAGAAGAACattgagttataaatcatgACTTACGACTGCTGCAGATCACACAGTGGTTTAGCTCATTCAAACACATCCTAAGGACTCCTCAATGGGAATTAGTTATCAGCAGTCAACTTGCTCTCTGTTACTGATCtatgtgtttacctgtgttttTCCACATGGAATAAAGCTTTGTGTTCTTTGTTTTACTCCAATAGCTTGAACGGCATACTGCATACCACTGTTTGAGCTACATGGCCTGTATTTACAGTTTCTGCACTCTTATCAGAGGCCTTTGTCCCAATTACCTCGTACGTTAAAGACACTTCTATCCATGGCGCATGGCGTCTCAGCCTTTATCTTTCACTATTTCACAGTCTCATGTACTATCTGGTTTGAAGACAAATTCCTAAGTCAATTCATGGCATTTACGTCTTCTCAGTGTCATAAATGAGTGTAGAGCTGCAAAAATGTTATTGCACCCAAATAAgtcatatttttttgttttttttttaactttgtacTACATTTTTTagtgagaatgttttttttaaacataaactgaAGTTGTACATTGATggacaaattacaaaataaaacttaaacaGGGAAGTGAAtacctctctctgtgtgagctGTTGTCTTATTTATGAGGGCTGTTAATGTATACTGTGTGGGCGGTGCTTGAAGCTGACCAGAATGGTGTCAGGATCTCATTGGCTGGATCTCGCTGGAGTGTCCAGTCACAGGACGGAGGTGGAGACGAGACCGACACACATGGACCAGACACAGAACTTGTTGCATGTTAAGGACATTTGTCTGtaaaatttgtgttttctgttccaTTTGTTTCCAGTTTGGACCTGAGAAGATGAACAAGGTTGTTTTGGTGACGGGAGCAAATAGGTAATGactgtatttgttgttgttgttgtacacCTGAAGTCTGGCATCTCAAGTGGAAAAAGCAAATCACTTTCTCTCAATATCTTCAATCCTATTTTAGGATGTGTTTAGTATTTCATTCTATTATTTACATATTGGTTATTTATTTGCCTCTTTGAAATTTCTATAAAAATATTCTATAAAAAGCCAGTTATGTTGCTTTTAGTACAAGAATGTGCCATGAACTATTATCTTGAACATTCAGGTACTGTGTGCTTATAATACGTGTCCATGCTATGTGTCTCCCTGCAGTGGCATCGGCCTGGCGCTTTGCGAGCGTCTCCTCTCGCAGGGCTCGGAAGGCCTGCAGCTGGTACTGGCCTGCAGGAACATGCGTCGGGCTCAGGCCGCTCGCGCTGCTCTCCTCACGTCTCACCCCACGGCTCAAGTggccctgctgcagctggacacCAGCAGCATCTCCTCTGTCATCAGCGCTGCACGGGAGGTCAAGCTCAGGTAGTAGGaaggcctcacacacacaaagacacacacatacacacattcacggATTTGAATAACAAGGAACAGatcctttttgtgtgtgttcgaaAGCAACTAAATACATATCTGTGCCTTTGCTTGTCATCTGCAGGTATAACCGATTAGATTACCTCTACCTGAACGCAGGAATCATGCCAAACCCACAGTTTGATGTAAAAGCCTTTTTCAAAGGCCTCTTCTCAAGGTATGTTATTGATTTTAGATGCTCCTGAGTCATGAAGCCCCTCTATGTCACTACATGTGATGGAGTTTTATAATCTGACCCATCTTCAGTCATCTACATTATTTATATGATGCTTCTATTTCAGCAATATTGTTACCATGCTTGCTACCGGTGCGGGGATTCTGACGCAGAAGGACGACGTCACCTCTGATGGCCTGCAAGAAGTTTTTGCAACCAACCTGTTTGGTCATTTCCTACTAGTCAGTTACATCTACTTTGTCGAACCAAATAATCTTTAGGTCTGATTCACACATAGAACTAATGCACATTCCCTTCATTTCTCTTGTCAGCTGTTTGCCCTTGTGGACCAAATATAGCCGATACTTGAACCGACTGACACTGATCAGTGACGCTCATTAAAAATTAACAGTGTTCCAGCCATAAGGTCACTGCAGACACTTTTCTGCTTAGTGTGCGTTTGCAGGGGAATTCTGTCCGTCATGGCAACTTGCCATCAAAGGAGAACCTGATCAAAAGATCAGAAATGTATCTTTATTGCTTACTTGCTTTTTAGACAGTTAAAGAAAGCTATCTTTTAAAGGGGTCCTTAAAGTCAATTAAGTTTAGGGGAATTTACATATGCTGATTAGTTTCATTCATCTTAAAGGGCATGTTTTGTGCATGAAAAAATATGCTATATTATTGTCCATGCTGCTTGTAAGCTATATCTTAAGAGTTTGTTACAGATGTAAAAGTGAATTCATATTTGAAAGAATTACATTCCACCTGTTTATGATATTgataaaactgtttaaaatgtatctAACTGTATTTTTTCAAATCAGCAGGATGCCACATTTTGTCACCTTCAAATACAAATTGCAGCAGAAACCAAAGCacgtttttctttgctttgttatTTAGAACTATAGCTGAACTAAGGCTAAATTACTGTGTTGTGGCCCAGATAAGGGAGCTGGAGCCAGTTCTGTGCCACACAGGTCGGACCTCACAGCTGATCTGGACCTCCTCCATTAACGCCCACCGCTCAGCTTTCAAACTTGAGGACGTACAGCACCTGGGAGGCACCCAGCCCTACAGCTCCTCCAAATATGCCTCCGACCTGCTCAGCCTGGCGCTCAACACACACTACAACAAACAGGTCATCTCTCACACAAATCACATGTTGTGTTGCGTATGTCACATACCTTTTAAAAGTCTTTGATGATCGAGATCCTTCTGCCTTTTTGCTTTCCAGGGTTTGTTCTCATCTGTGATTTGTCCTGGTTTTGTGATGACCAGTCTGACCTACGGCATCCTGCCCTCTTTCCCATCATTCCTCTGGACCCTGCTAATGCCTATCTTTTGGCTTGTGAGTGCAGCTCGCAATTTAAATTACTGAcgcacatctcctcctccagttaATATTGTGTGTATGAAATCAGTTTTTGAGTCATTTGCTTTCGTCTCTCATGATCACAGATAAGAATGTTCACCAACAATTTCACCCTGACCCCTTATAATGGAGCTGAAGCCCTGgtatgtaaaataaaatctctAATAAAGTGAAAAAGTGACTTTTAGAACAACTCTAGTTCCGGAAGTATATTTCAAATAATCCAGTAACATTTTGTAAAATTCCTTTAATCCTGGAAACAGATAATAACACATTTGATTCGTAGCAAAAATACAAATTGGAAAAAATGCAAAGATACAAGTGTGTGTACATAATTATTTAAAGAGGGAAGGAACTACATAAACCTGTGCAAACAATCCTTTTCCAATGACTTCCAGTGAATATTCTTAAATTTTACCTTATTAAATATTGTTGCAATAAATTAGCGTTTGtcgtgtatgtatgtatataatgtataatgtagTAACTAATTTAGTAACCCGGAATGATCTGATCACAGCAAATATGATTCTAGAGGTTGTGGTAACCATTTCCATGGAAACAGCAAGCTCCACCAATCTCAGACTTCACCGTCACttctgaggattgtgggtagtgtagttgTCTTTTTTGACATTGCAGCTAAAACACTCGTGCTTCCACAGGAGTAAATAACATTGTTTCATTATCTCGTCACTTATAGTAAATCTACCTTGGATGGTTACAATATTGTGTCTGATGATCAAGATCTCTACTCAGACAATGAATCAGACTTCTACTTCCGGAACTATGTTGTTGAGCTCTATATCTATAAAAGAAATTCTGTATTGCTGCTCTCCCCTGTAGTTTTGGTTGTTTAAGCAAAATCCTGAATCACTGGACCCACAAGTGAAGTACCACAGCTTAACATCTGGAATGGGCAACAACTACACACAACCACGGAAGGTGCGGCTAAAACAATTTTTACGTTTAGATAGTCATGTCAAGTAGTTCACAGTCTTGAAACAGAGTTTTGTTTCTCCTGGACCTCTTTTCAGATGGACATCGATTTGGAAACGTCAGAAGTTTTGTATGACAAATTACTGCAACTGGAAAGTGAAGTAAGGAAGAagctgaaggaaaaacaaatataaccAACCCAACATGTGTGACAGTGGTCCTGCGAGATCTGGATCATCTTGATGGATATCACTCAGTTCTGTGAAAGAAAGATTTTACTTCTTCAGCACGCACACTGTCAGACTTTACAGAATTAACCATCCTCCATGGACAtctgaaatcaaaacaaattgcAGTGACTGCAATTATTTTAAGTTGAATTTAGCTGTTTACATCTGTTTTATCTGTGTTGtgctcaaaataaaatgtctgtcGTGATGGCTTGGCAGAGAGCTGAGGAGGACAACACCGTTTTGCGATTAGGCATACTTGAATGGTGGACCACGTTTCTGTCTACGCGGTGCAGGAGGGACTATATCCAACAATGTTGTTAATCCCGTGATCCACGCGGCAACCTGCGGTGCAGTCTGACAGCAGACTGTCAGTGTCATCCCAGAAGTTAACGTAAGTGGTCTGAGTGAGCCCCTGTGCAGCGTGTAGCGGAGCCGGTGCCTTGTGCTCACAGACGCACCTGAGGCTCCGCTGTGGAGGGTGTGAGGCGCAGAGGTGCTCCCCGTGTTCCGCTGCTTGTTTCCCGGTCCGGTACTCCTCCTCCGCTCCGCTCAGTTTCGGGTTACAAAAAGCCCAAACCATCCCGCAGAAGTAGATGAAAAACGAACCCATGACCATGACCATGAGCGCGTAGGACTCGATCATGGCTTTGTTGACTGGAGACGTCATCTCTGAAGAATGCGCAGGAACAATAAGCGGGTTTCCAAAGTGTGTTCGGGAGGGGGGAACTGTGCGACTGGCAGCATCACACATGTGGGCTGG
The nucleotide sequence above comes from Platichthys flesus chromosome 9, fPlaFle2.1, whole genome shotgun sequence. Encoded proteins:
- the ddr2a gene encoding discoidin domain-containing receptor 2 isoform X3, translated to MKHLWDVHFLLLILLCLLGAVTSQVNPGVCRYPLGMSGGQIQDEDISASSQWSESTAARYGRLDFEEGDGAWCPEITVEPDSLKEFLQIDLRSLHFITLVGSQGRHAGGMGNEFAQMYKIKYSRDGSRWISWRNRQGKQVIEGNRNAYDIVLKDLEPPIIARYVRFMPVTDHSMNVCMRVELYGCEWLDGLVSYNAPIGEQMSSPAYPVYLNDSVYDGAVIHSMTEGLGQLTDGVCGLDDFTHSHVYNVWPGYDYVGWNNESFPSGYVEIMFEFDRTRNFTTMKVHCNNMFSQHVKAFRQVACYFRSDSDWEASPLSFSPVVDEKNPSARFVTVNLANHMASAIKCQFYFADAWMLFSEITFQSDTAMYNTTLAPTKPGLPPNIQPEDDPTHKIDDSNTRILIGCLVAIIFILVAIIVIILWRQVWQKMLEKSETFAYNHNQSSTTSEQESNSTYERIFPLGPDYQEPSRLICKLPEFSQSSEEPASTSTAASKSTIATIVQDGAPHYAEADIVNLQGVTGGNTYAIPALAMDLLSGKDVAVEEFPRKLLTFKEKLGEGQFGEVHLCEADGMQEFMNKEFLFDIPEDVPVLVAVKMLRSDANKNARNDFLKEIKIMSRLKDPNIIRLLAVCIYSDPLCMITEYMENGDLNQFLSRHEPEGQLALLSNAPTVSFSNLCYMATQIASGMKYLSSLNFVHRDLATRNCLVGKKYTIKIADFGMSRNLYSGDYYRIQGRAVLPIRWMSWESILLGKFTTASDVWAFGVTLWEILNFCKEQPYSQLTDEQVIENTGEFFRDQKRQIYLPQPVLCPDSLYKIMLSCWRRNTKERPSFQEIHQALLEIQP
- the ddr2a gene encoding discoidin domain-containing receptor 2 isoform X2, which encodes MKHLWDVHFLLLILLCLLGAVTSQVNPGVCRYPLGMSGGQIQDEDISASSQWSESTAARYGRLDFEEGDGAWCPEITVEPDSLKEFLQIDLRSLHFITLVGSQGRHAGGMGNEFAQMYKIKYSRDGSRWISWRNRQGKQVIEGNRNAYDIVLKDLEPPIIARYVRFMPVTDHSMNVCMRVELYGCEWLDGLVSYNAPIGEQMSSPAYPVYLNDSVYDGAVIHSMTEGLGQLTDGVCGLDDFTHSHVYNVWPGYDYVGWNNESFPSGYVEIMFEFDRTRNFTTMKVHCNNMFSQHVKAFRQVACYFRSDSDWEASPLSFSPVVDEKNPSARFVTVNLANHMASAIKCQFYFADAWMLFSEITFQSDTAMYNTTLAPTKPGLPPNIQPEDDPTHKIDDSNTRILIGCLVAIIFILVAIIVIILWRQVWQKMLEKASRRMLDDELTASLSIQSETFAYNHNQSSTTSEQESNSTYERIFPLGPDYQEPSRLISSTSTAASKSTIATIVQDGAPHYAEADIVNLQGVTGGNTYAIPALAMDLLSGKDVAVEEFPRKLLTFKEKLGEGQFGEVHLCEADGMQEFMNKEFLFDIPEDVPVLVAVKMLRSDANKNARNDFLKEIKIMSRLKDPNIIRLLAVCIYSDPLCMITEYMENGDLNQFLSRHEPEGQLALLSNAPTVSFSNLCYMATQIASGMKYLSSLNFVHRDLATRNCLVGKKYTIKIADFGMSRNLYSGDYYRIQGRAVLPIRWMSWESILLGKFTTASDVWAFGVTLWEILNFCKEQPYSQLTDEQVIENTGEFFRDQKRQIYLPQPVLCPDSLYKIMLSCWRRNTKERPSFQEIHQALLEIQP
- the ddr2a gene encoding discoidin domain-containing receptor 2 isoform X1 yields the protein MKHLWDVHFLLLILLCLLGAVTSQVNPGVCRYPLGMSGGQIQDEDISASSQWSESTAARYGRLDFEEGDGAWCPEITVEPDSLKEFLQIDLRSLHFITLVGSQGRHAGGMGNEFAQMYKIKYSRDGSRWISWRNRQGKQVIEGNRNAYDIVLKDLEPPIIARYVRFMPVTDHSMNVCMRVELYGCEWLDGLVSYNAPIGEQMSSPAYPVYLNDSVYDGAVIHSMTEGLGQLTDGVCGLDDFTHSHVYNVWPGYDYVGWNNESFPSGYVEIMFEFDRTRNFTTMKVHCNNMFSQHVKAFRQVACYFRSDSDWEASPLSFSPVVDEKNPSARFVTVNLANHMASAIKCQFYFADAWMLFSEITFQSDTAMYNTTLAPTKPGLPPNIQPEDDPTHKIDDSNTRILIGCLVAIIFILVAIIVIILWRQVWQKMLEKASRRMLDDELTASLSIQSETFAYNHNQSSTTSEQESNSTYERIFPLGPDYQEPSRLICKLPEFSQSSEEPASTSTAASKSTIATIVQDGAPHYAEADIVNLQGVTGGNTYAIPALAMDLLSGKDVAVEEFPRKLLTFKEKLGEGQFGEVHLCEADGMQEFMNKEFLFDIPEDVPVLVAVKMLRSDANKNARNDFLKEIKIMSRLKDPNIIRLLAVCIYSDPLCMITEYMENGDLNQFLSRHEPEGQLALLSNAPTVSFSNLCYMATQIASGMKYLSSLNFVHRDLATRNCLVGKKYTIKIADFGMSRNLYSGDYYRIQGRAVLPIRWMSWESILLGKFTTASDVWAFGVTLWEILNFCKEQPYSQLTDEQVIENTGEFFRDQKRQIYLPQPVLCPDSLYKIMLSCWRRNTKERPSFQEIHQALLEIQP
- the hsd17b7 gene encoding 3-keto-steroid reductase, whose protein sequence is MLRTFVCKICVFCSICFQFGPEKMNKVVLVTGANSGIGLALCERLLSQGSEGLQLVLACRNMRRAQAARAALLTSHPTAQVALLQLDTSSISSVISAAREVKLRYNRLDYLYLNAGIMPNPQFDVKAFFKGLFSSNIVTMLATGAGILTQKDDVTSDGLQEVFATNLFGHFLLIRELEPVLCHTGRTSQLIWTSSINAHRSAFKLEDVQHLGGTQPYSSSKYASDLLSLALNTHYNKQGLFSSVICPGFVMTSLTYGILPSFPSFLWTLLMPIFWLIRMFTNNFTLTPYNGAEALFWLFKQNPESLDPQVKYHSLTSGMGNNYTQPRKMDIDLETSEVLYDKLLQLESEVRKKLKEKQI